Proteins co-encoded in one Erinaceus europaeus chromosome 2, mEriEur2.1, whole genome shotgun sequence genomic window:
- the POLR1G gene encoding DNA-directed RNA polymerase I subunit RPA34, which produces MAGAPAGVAARFSCPPNFTVTPPASSPARLSLEALTGPDTELWLIQAPSDFSPDCLNGRLVPLSGSQVVKGKSAGKRHRYRVLGSSGAPAREATLLAPSAEAGGGLVCAPAPQGSLRILDGPQGPLSGTPLQSIPMSPPPQIPPGLRPRFCAFGGSPPVTGPLAASALRSPALVKRKKRRHVPEASVPQAAVDGPGTLDTALEPPEMSERKKKKKRQQLSALEVVEPVAREPEADMLEPLGGLLPSTTKRKKKKPKEADPVEPEIEALEPEQMVKLEMVVKTEPLEEIVLSPKKKKKQKGAEEVIVEEMIVESQLQVKMEPQEEAIPLPSSNKKKERGLRVMTEPGTVTLKPETSPMELRGEMMEPVSESQAEAALGPTKKRRKKEKEQNTAMESGIEEMEPRGEVAGPELSDVRESGGILAVTKKKKRKERGHTVTEPQGEGMQLELQDHGEPEAAPALGASKRRDRDRGQKSAAPETAPQEEVPESLLTPESGEVAPTKLEKKRKKQPRQDPR; this is translated from the exons ATGGCGGGGGCCCCGGCCGGCG TTGCTGCCCGGTTCTCTTGTCCCCCCAACTTCACCGTGACGCCCCCAGCCTCTAGCCCCGCACGCCTCTCCTTGGAGGCGCTGACAGGCCCGGACACGGAGCTGTGGCTCATCCAGGCGCCCTCGGACTTTTCCCCAGACTG CCTCAATGGGCGGCTGGTGCCCCTGTCTGGCTCCCAGGTGGTGAAGGGCAAGTCGGCGGGCAAGCGGCACCGATACCGGGTCCTTGGCAGCAGCGGTGCCCCAGCTAGAGAAGCCACCCTGCTGGCACCCTCAGCAGAGGCAGGAGGGGGGCTCGTCTGTGCCCCCgctccccagggaagtctgagGATCTTGGATGGGCCGCAAGGGCCTCTGTCTGGGACTCCTCTGCAGTCCATTCCAATGAGCCCCCCTCCACAGATACCCCCTGGCCTGAGGCCTCGATTCTGTGCCTTTGGAGGCAGCCCTCCAGTTACAGGGCCGCTGGCGGCCTCGGCACTGAGGTCACCCGCCTtagtgaagaggaagaagaggaggcatGTACCAGAGGCCTCGGTTCCCCAGGCGGCAGTGGATGGGCCTGGGACTCTGGACACAGCTTTGGAGCCCCCAGAGATgagtgagaggaagaagaagaagaaaaggcagcAACTGAGTGCACTGGAGGTAGTGGAGCCAGTGGCAAGAGAGCCGGAAGCTGACATGCTGGAGCCACTGGGAGGACTCTTGCCATCTACcaccaagagaaagaaaaagaagcccaAAGAGGCAGACCCTGTGGAACCGGAAATAGAGGCACTAGAGCCGGAACAGATGGTGAAGCTGGAAATGGTGGTCAAAACCGAGCCTCTGGAAGAAATAGTGCTGTCccccaagaagaagaagaaacaaaagggGGCGGAAGAGGTGATCGTAGAGGAGATGATAGTTGAGTCTCAGTTGCAGGTAAAGATGGAGCCACAGGAAGAAGCCATCCCATTGCCATCttcaaataagaagaaagaaagggggctcAGAGTGATGACAGAGCCAGGGACTGTGACTCTGAAGCCAGAGACAAGCCCTATGGAGCTCCGTGGGGAGATGATGGAGCCTGTGAGTGAGTCACAGGCTGAGGCAGCTCTGGGGCCCaccaagaaaagaaggaaaaaagaaaaagagcagaacACAGCGATGGAGTCAGGGATAGAAGAGATGGAGCCCAGAGGAGAAGTGGCAGGGCCTGAGCTGTCGGATGTCCGAGAGTCTGGAGGCATTCTAGCAGTCaccaagaaaaagaagaggaaagaaagagggcacACAGTGACAGAGCCGCAAGGAGAGGGGATGCAGCTTGAGTTGCAGGATCATGGTGAACCAGAGGCCGCGCCAGCTCTGGGAGCCAGCAAGAGGAGGGATCGGGATCGGGGCCAGAAAAGTGCAGCACCAGAGACGGCACCCCAAGAGGAAGTGCCAGAGTCCCTGCTGACTCCAGAGTCTGGGGAGGTGGCCCCCACTAAGCTGGAGAAGAAGCGGAAGAAGCAGCCACGACAGGACCCCAGGTAG